The Deltaproteobacteria bacterium nucleotide sequence TGCTGACCCATCGAAATCATTTCGAGCTGCTCGCCGCGGTGATTCTTTCGGCGCAATGCACCGACGCCGCGGTCAATAAAGTCACCCCGGAGCTCTTCCGCCGCTTTCCCGATCCGCCCGCCATGGCGCGGGCCTCCACCGACGAGATCGCCGCGATCATCCGCACCCTCGGCCTGTTTCGCGCCAAAGCCAAATCGCTGCAACGATGCGCGCGCCAGCTGGTCGAAGACTTTAGCGGCGAAGTGCCGTCAGCCATGGAGGACTTAACCAAGCTCACCGGTGTCGGCAGAAAGACCGCCAACGTCATCCGCGGTCATGCCTTTGTCATGCCCGGCATCGCCGTCGACACCCACTGCGGACGATTGGCGCGGCGCTTGGGATTGACGCGCCAACAAGATCCGGTCAAAGTCGAACACGACCTGAGTAAGATTCTGCCGGCGCAAGAGTGGACCGACTTCTCACACCGGCTCATTCTCCACGGACGACAGGTTTGCTACGCCAGAAAACCCGCCTGCGAGCGGTGCGTGTTGAGCGACCTGTGTCCGTCGAGCGGCGCCAGCGACCGCTAACCATTGCCATGAATGTTCAACCAACCGCTGCCCAGCGGCTCGCCCAATTTATTTGCCAGCTCAAGTATGGCGAGATTCCGGCTGCGGCGGTGTCGCGCTGCAAAGACCTTTTGTTGGATCAGCTCGGCTGTCAGTTAATCGGCTCGCTCATGCCGTGGAATCAGCCGGTCTATCGGTTTGTCAAAGCGAACAAATCGGGCGGGCCAGCGCGGATTGTGAAAACCGGCGAGCCGGTGCCGCTCGACGACGCCGTGTTGGTCAACGGCACCTACGCGCAGGGTTGTGAGCTTGACGACTACTACGATCAGGGCGGCGGCCATCCTGGGGCGGCGTCGGTGCCGGTGATTCTTGCTTTGGCGGAGCAGCAGCCGGTGAGCGGTCAAGAACTGGTCACAGCGCTGGTCGCCGGCTGCGAAGTCGGCTGGCGCGTCGGCCGCGCGCTCTTGCCGGAGCTGATGCGGCGCGGCTATCACGCGCAAAGCGCTGTGGGTGTTTTCATTGCCGCTGCTGCGGCGGGAAAAATTCTTCGGCTCGATGCCGAGCAGATGACCCATGCGCTGGCCATTGCCGGCAGTCACGCCGGCGGGACGATGGAATATGATCAGAGCGGCGGTGAGGTCAAGCGCGTGCACAACGGCATGGCCTGCTGCGGCGGGCTGCGCTCGGCCATGTTGGCGCAGGTCGGGCTGACTGGGCCGCCGACGATTTTCGAAGGGGAGCGCGGCATTCTCAAAGTGATGTCCGGCGCGTGCAACGTTGAGCCGCTCGTCAAGGATTTGGCCGTGGGCGATCATCTGGGCATCTACCACGCGGCGATGAAACGCTTTCCGGTAAATGCGAGCCAGCACGCGCCCATCGAGCTGCTCGACAAGATAATCCGCGCCAATGGAATCGCTGCCAAACAAGTCGTCAAGATTACGGCCGGCGTCAACGAAGGGATCTTGCTGCACGGCGGCACGATTTACGAACCGCAGGAAGTCATCGAAGCGCAGTTCAGCTTGCGCTTTTCGCTCGCCTTAAGACTGTTGAAGGGCAACAACGATTTGCAGAATTATCTCGATGAAAAGCTCTGGCACGATGCCGCGATGTTGGATATTGGCAGAAAGATTGATTTAATCGCCGACCCGAACGCAGTCGGGCCGCGGCGCTTTGCCTGCGCGATGACAATCGATCTGAACGATGGACGACAAGTGAGCGACCAATTGGCCGCGCCAAAAGGCAACTATCGAAATCCGTTGACGAGGGAAGAGCTGGTGGACAAGTTTAATCGGCTCGGACGCGGGGCGCTGGGCCAAGACCGGCTCACCGGCATCGTAGAAAGCGTCGCTGTCATCGAGAACGCGCCCAACGTTGCTAGTCTTTGCGGAAGCATGGTTGCGGCTTGAGAGCCGGTGCAAGGGAGAGAAGGAAAATGGCAGGAACAACTTACGACGTGATTGTAGTCGGTGCCGGCAATGCCGGCTTGACCGCGGCGCTGGCGGCGCGTCAAGGCGGCGCA carries:
- the nth gene encoding endonuclease III, with product MKQETVSTKQPQPPKKRRETLQEKSARALAIAGALGRSYADLECLLTHRNHFELLAAVILSAQCTDAAVNKVTPELFRRFPDPPAMARASTDEIAAIIRTLGLFRAKAKSLQRCARQLVEDFSGEVPSAMEDLTKLTGVGRKTANVIRGHAFVMPGIAVDTHCGRLARRLGLTRQQDPVKVEHDLSKILPAQEWTDFSHRLILHGRQVCYARKPACERCVLSDLCPSSGASDR
- a CDS encoding MmgE/PrpD family protein: MNVQPTAAQRLAQFICQLKYGEIPAAAVSRCKDLLLDQLGCQLIGSLMPWNQPVYRFVKANKSGGPARIVKTGEPVPLDDAVLVNGTYAQGCELDDYYDQGGGHPGAASVPVILALAEQQPVSGQELVTALVAGCEVGWRVGRALLPELMRRGYHAQSAVGVFIAAAAAGKILRLDAEQMTHALAIAGSHAGGTMEYDQSGGEVKRVHNGMACCGGLRSAMLAQVGLTGPPTIFEGERGILKVMSGACNVEPLVKDLAVGDHLGIYHAAMKRFPVNASQHAPIELLDKIIRANGIAAKQVVKITAGVNEGILLHGGTIYEPQEVIEAQFSLRFSLALRLLKGNNDLQNYLDEKLWHDAAMLDIGRKIDLIADPNAVGPRRFACAMTIDLNDGRQVSDQLAAPKGNYRNPLTREELVDKFNRLGRGALGQDRLTGIVESVAVIENAPNVASLCGSMVAA